In the Chroococcidiopsis sp. SAG 2025 genome, one interval contains:
- a CDS encoding transposase yields MVQDNGSAHTSHLAREHWQQWQSKGLYLFFLPQYSSHMNLIEAQWHQLKTHEIAGRIFDNEYDLANAMIEGMENRSQQGGWTLERFMFKSA; encoded by the coding sequence GTGGTGCAAGATAATGGTTCGGCTCATACCAGTCATCTTGCCCGTGAGCACTGGCAGCAGTGGCAGTCGAAAGGGCTATATCTCTTTTTTCTCCCCCAATACAGTTCACATATGAATCTGATTGAAGCGCAGTGGCATCAACTCAAAACCCATGAAATAGCCGGAAGGATTTTTGATAACGAGTATGATTTAGCGAATGCCATGATTGAGGGCATGGAGAATCGAAGTCAACAAGGGGGATGGACACTGGAACGTTTTATGTTTAAATCTGCCTAG
- a CDS encoding siphovirus Gp157 family protein: MKQDKTNNTDRVDTKPKDITARSLRELSVEAALLCNKIEDASESGAENVENLVKQLWQVQEATESKIDNVAWIVDYLKVEIDTAKKRLVAVIELHEQFIARKEAQLAGIKQGLLWLHERGLIPKRNIGKEREIEIRDNHPKVIPKVAADHPQLPDEFRVQELKSRLDLQAILDAHKSGRDVSSFAEIQIGKQVRFKFQSSRTKVKYSQS; encoded by the coding sequence ATGAAACAAGATAAGACAAATAATACAGATCGGGTAGATACAAAACCCAAAGATATTACCGCGCGATCGCTTCGAGAGCTATCCGTAGAAGCTGCTTTGTTGTGTAACAAGATAGAAGACGCTTCAGAGTCAGGAGCTGAAAACGTCGAAAACTTAGTCAAACAACTGTGGCAAGTTCAAGAAGCAACTGAATCCAAAATTGACAACGTTGCTTGGATAGTAGATTATCTAAAAGTTGAAATTGATACTGCCAAAAAACGCCTGGTTGCAGTTATAGAGCTACACGAACAATTCATTGCCAGAAAGGAAGCTCAGTTAGCAGGTATCAAGCAAGGACTGCTGTGGTTGCACGAGCGAGGATTAATTCCAAAACGCAATATCGGTAAAGAAAGAGAAATTGAAATTAGGGATAATCACCCCAAAGTTATACCTAAAGTAGCTGCCGATCATCCCCAGCTTCCAGATGAATTTCGAGTGCAAGAATTAAAATCTAGACTAGATCTTCAAGCTATTCTTGATGCTCATAAATCTGGGAGAGATGTCAGCAGCTTTGCTGAGATTCAAATTGGAAAACAAGTGCGCTTCAAATTTCAATCCTCTCGTACTAAAGTCAAATACTCCCAAAGTTAG
- a CDS encoding ATP-binding protein — protein sequence MQSNIFHALEEHIINNSPLVACESPFQERLRFFLGAAQICHKLGKNCYLWNLGESAVKKISISVEGNLATQNFDGYQPIITGQKREEYANVFYFWQTQLENGILVVENIYPWLQSENVAKHTDFLLMSEWLKSSLLNLKLYNDRARKTLVLLGDSASLSKDIVGEIPTISHELPEIDEIISVLRHSQFFPVSLEKKDWSEIARAGIGLYASDIIRGLASLNKEFNLELTASTREQIVKQATKQLLEYKIDLLNKLYNVEFVPPPKVKLGGLELMQEAFQKFKVLLSPAARQYNLKVPKGVMFVGPPGTGKSHAAKVCAQIMGVPLVLVDWGNFRSEGDRAEVKLQKLLKLADRLNQIVVYFDDLDKGFAGDDDLSRRLAGQLLTWMQERTSDVVVIASVNRMEWLPPELTRAGRFDYIYKVDLPNNGERHAIFKLHAARFDCRFRNGGDPFTEAEWRRLLKATNRCVGAEIQTIVERAAATTFYEMLASGEINQNCQPQLELTVEALLSERKQMNPLAIREADRVESMRNKADIQGLPSSPTDDSIYANGNVEIFR from the coding sequence ATGCAGTCGAATATATTTCACGCTCTTGAAGAGCATATCATCAACAATAGTCCACTTGTTGCTTGCGAGTCACCATTTCAGGAACGGCTGCGCTTTTTTCTAGGTGCTGCTCAAATTTGTCACAAACTAGGTAAAAACTGCTATCTGTGGAATTTGGGAGAAAGTGCAGTTAAGAAAATTAGCATTTCTGTTGAGGGAAATCTAGCTACTCAGAATTTTGATGGTTATCAGCCTATTATTACTGGGCAAAAAAGAGAAGAGTATGCAAATGTTTTTTATTTTTGGCAAACGCAGTTAGAAAATGGAATATTAGTCGTTGAAAACATTTATCCTTGGCTGCAATCGGAGAATGTGGCGAAACACACAGATTTTTTATTGATGTCAGAATGGCTAAAATCATCTCTGTTAAACCTAAAGCTTTATAACGATAGAGCAAGGAAAACTCTAGTACTGTTAGGAGATTCCGCTAGCCTTTCTAAAGACATAGTAGGCGAAATCCCCACAATTTCTCATGAGTTACCTGAGATTGACGAGATTATAAGCGTACTCAGGCATAGCCAATTCTTTCCAGTCAGTTTAGAAAAAAAAGATTGGTCAGAGATTGCTAGAGCAGGTATAGGATTGTACGCATCGGATATAATACGTGGTTTAGCATCTTTAAACAAAGAATTTAACTTAGAGCTAACTGCAAGTACCAGAGAACAAATTGTCAAACAAGCAACTAAACAACTACTCGAATATAAAATAGATTTATTGAACAAACTTTATAATGTCGAGTTCGTTCCACCTCCAAAAGTCAAGCTTGGAGGATTGGAACTGATGCAAGAAGCATTTCAAAAGTTCAAAGTTTTGCTATCGCCAGCAGCTAGACAGTATAACTTGAAAGTGCCAAAAGGTGTGATGTTTGTCGGACCACCTGGGACTGGTAAATCTCATGCAGCAAAAGTCTGCGCTCAAATTATGGGAGTACCGCTAGTCTTGGTTGATTGGGGAAATTTCAGAAGTGAGGGCGATCGCGCCGAAGTTAAGTTGCAAAAGTTGCTCAAGCTTGCCGATCGCCTCAACCAAATCGTTGTCTACTTCGACGACCTAGATAAGGGATTTGCCGGAGACGACGACCTATCGAGACGGCTAGCAGGTCAGCTGTTGACTTGGATGCAAGAGCGCACGAGTGATGTGGTGGTCATTGCTAGCGTCAACCGCATGGAATGGTTGCCCCCAGAACTTACCCGTGCTGGCAGATTCGACTATATCTACAAAGTAGACTTGCCCAACAACGGCGAACGCCACGCTATTTTCAAGCTGCACGCTGCCCGATTCGATTGCCGCTTCCGCAATGGTGGCGATCCCTTTACTGAAGCCGAATGGCGGCGACTGCTCAAAGCAACAAATAGATGCGTGGGTGCAGAAATCCAGACAATTGTAGAAAGAGCAGCAGCCACTACTTTCTACGAAATGCTAGCCAGTGGTGAAATCAATCAGAATTGTCAACCTCAACTAGAACTCACAGTTGAAGCACTGCTGTCCGAGCGCAAGCAGATGAATCCTTTGGCGATTAGGGAAGCAGACAGAGTAGAGTCCATGCGTAACAAAGCAGATATTCAAGGACTTCCTTCTTCTCCTACTGACGACAGTATTTATGCCAACGGTAATGTCGAGATCTTTAGGTAG
- a CDS encoding DUF192 domain-containing protein: MPTVMSRSLGSTDSPQHSLPMHRGYSQYVLQGRSRFASQSLNAMKENSAASHSSRQVGKCSADEIYLKILNCIGPVAGILVAVVPVAFALIPPPAQQLPIEAHLPMLARKISLEVARTPEQVVAGLRSRSSLPLDRGMLFVVSKPKPVKLWMKDVLVPLDIIFIRNGIVASLVKNAPPCPRWKSCPIYDSVKPVSYVLELPAGSANRLGIQPGKKLDVKFTKAIERSCYKAIKCAIAASHTLLR, from the coding sequence ATGCCAACGGTAATGTCGAGATCTTTAGGTAGCACCGATTCTCCTCAGCACTCGCTCCCGATGCATCGCGGATATTCGCAGTACGTGCTACAAGGGCGATCGCGATTTGCTTCTCAATCTTTAAACGCTATGAAAGAAAACTCTGCTGCTAGCCACAGCTCCCGTCAGGTAGGCAAGTGCAGCGCCGATGAAATTTACCTGAAAATTCTCAACTGTATTGGACCAGTCGCAGGTATTCTCGTTGCTGTCGTTCCGGTTGCTTTTGCCTTGATTCCTCCCCCAGCACAACAACTACCCATCGAAGCTCACCTGCCGATGCTAGCGCGAAAGATCTCACTTGAGGTGGCACGAACGCCAGAACAAGTGGTTGCTGGTCTGAGGTCTCGCTCCTCCCTACCGCTAGATCGCGGTATGCTTTTTGTGGTCAGCAAACCCAAACCAGTCAAACTGTGGATGAAAGATGTGTTAGTGCCACTGGATATCATTTTCATTCGGAATGGTATAGTTGCGTCCTTAGTCAAAAATGCTCCTCCCTGTCCGCGATGGAAAAGTTGCCCGATTTACGATTCCGTCAAACCAGTCAGCTACGTCTTAGAGCTACCAGCAGGCAGTGCTAATAGACTTGGTATACAACCAGGTAAAAAACTAGATGTTAAGTTTACCAAAGCGATCGAGCGATCTTGTTATAAAGCTATTAAGTGCGCGATCGCAGCATCACACACTCTACTGAGGTAA
- a CDS encoding GFA family protein produces the protein MKKTYVGSCHCGAVRYEADIDLSQGTFKCNCSICTKTRTWLTTVKPDAFRLLAGKTELTEYQFNTQTIHHLFCKHCGVRSFGWGDTPEGGKFYAVHVACLNNVDIDELVGAPITYIDGRNDNFQSPPTETRHL, from the coding sequence ATGAAGAAGACATACGTTGGAAGCTGTCACTGTGGTGCAGTTCGCTATGAAGCAGATATCGATCTGAGCCAAGGTACTTTCAAATGCAATTGCTCGATCTGCACTAAGACGAGAACCTGGCTCACCACAGTCAAACCAGATGCTTTTCGGCTACTTGCAGGCAAGACTGAATTAACTGAGTATCAGTTCAACACGCAGACTATTCACCATTTATTCTGCAAACACTGTGGGGTGCGATCGTTTGGATGGGGGGATACGCCAGAAGGCGGCAAGTTCTATGCCGTTCATGTCGCCTGCCTCAATAATGTGGATATTGACGAACTCGTGGGTGCGCCGATTACTTATATCGATGGGCGTAACGATAATTTTCAGTCCCCGCCGACCGAGACGCGACACCTTTAA
- a CDS encoding VOC family protein, translating into MKINSYLTFNGNCEAAFKFYQQCLGGEITMMLTHGEAPSAEHVSPEWHDKIMHACLEVGDRLLMGSDSPPEYFETPQGFYVQISVAEPAEAERIFHALAENGKVKMPLEQTFWSARFGMLIDQFGTPWMVNCEQTT; encoded by the coding sequence ATGAAAATCAATTCCTATCTCACGTTCAACGGCAATTGTGAAGCAGCTTTCAAGTTCTATCAGCAATGTCTCGGCGGCGAAATTACCATGATGCTAACTCACGGGGAAGCACCCTCGGCAGAGCATGTCTCCCCTGAATGGCACGACAAAATTATGCACGCTTGCCTCGAAGTGGGCGATCGCCTCCTGATGGGGTCTGACAGTCCGCCTGAGTATTTTGAAACACCCCAAGGCTTCTACGTGCAGATTAGCGTTGCCGAACCAGCCGAGGCAGAACGAATTTTTCACGCTCTAGCAGAAAATGGCAAGGTGAAGATGCCGCTCGAACAAACATTTTGGTCTGCCCGCTTTGGGATGTTGATTGACCAGTTCGGCACGCCGTGGATGGTCAACTGCGAGCAGACGACTTGA
- a CDS encoding YciI family protein, protein MRFMLLMIPKGYESAAPGAMPDAKAVEAMMKYNESLASAGVLLTLDGLHPPSMGARVTFNGGNPKVTQGVLPDVKEVLGGYWMIQVDSKEEAIEWASRCPASDDETIEIRQVQEFDDFPAEIQQTVDQFPEMSASNTTTATGSTQTTNEAQIRQLIAEQQRAICTKDVERIVSRYANEVILFDVKPPFQTKGKDAVRQLWQDCLPYFPDAFEMETRDLTITVNDNLATAHWLFRFKGEQDHPAMQTWMRATAVCQKERDDWQILHEHISVPFHLETSQAVFTLNP, encoded by the coding sequence ATGCGATTTATGTTGCTCATGATTCCTAAAGGCTACGAGAGTGCGGCTCCAGGAGCTATGCCCGATGCCAAAGCGGTGGAAGCCATGATGAAATACAACGAATCACTTGCATCTGCTGGCGTACTGCTTACACTTGATGGGCTTCACCCGCCTTCAATGGGTGCGCGGGTGACATTCAATGGAGGAAATCCAAAAGTGACCCAAGGGGTTCTCCCAGATGTAAAAGAGGTGCTGGGTGGCTACTGGATGATTCAAGTGGACTCGAAAGAGGAAGCGATTGAATGGGCTTCTCGCTGTCCTGCTTCAGACGACGAGACGATCGAAATCCGTCAAGTGCAGGAATTTGATGATTTCCCTGCGGAGATTCAGCAAACTGTAGACCAGTTTCCAGAAATGTCAGCTTCAAATACCACAACAGCAACAGGAAGCACCCAGACAACCAATGAAGCTCAAATTCGCCAACTGATTGCCGAGCAACAGCGTGCCATTTGCACGAAAGACGTAGAGCGGATCGTGTCTCGCTATGCTAATGAGGTGATTCTCTTTGATGTCAAACCTCCATTCCAAACCAAAGGTAAAGACGCGGTGCGTCAATTATGGCAAGACTGTTTGCCTTACTTTCCAGACGCTTTCGAGATGGAAACCCGCGACCTCACCATTACCGTTAATGACAACTTAGCTACTGCACACTGGCTATTTCGCTTTAAGGGGGAACAAGACCATCCCGCCATGCAAACGTGGATGCGCGCCACCGCTGTTTGCCAGAAAGAGCGGGACGACTGGCAGATTTTACACGAACACATCTCGGTGCCATTTCATCTAGAGACTTCTCAAGCAGTCTTCACCCTCAACCCATAG
- a CDS encoding YciI family protein has product MKYLLLIYMEEDALSETERQHCYVESAQLAQQLNSKGQYLATAPLHPVATATSVRVRDGKPLVTDGPFAETREQLGGFFLINAQDLDEAIAIASQIPGARVGTVEIRPVIEVAGLPES; this is encoded by the coding sequence ATGAAATACCTACTGCTAATTTACATGGAAGAAGATGCCTTGAGCGAAACCGAGCGGCAGCATTGTTATGTAGAATCGGCACAGTTGGCGCAGCAGCTCAACTCGAAGGGACAGTATCTCGCCACCGCCCCACTCCACCCTGTTGCAACAGCCACTAGCGTTCGAGTGCGTGACGGCAAGCCGCTGGTGACCGACGGACCCTTTGCAGAAACCCGCGAACAATTGGGTGGGTTTTTCCTGATTAATGCCCAAGATCTCGACGAAGCGATCGCGATTGCCAGTCAAATCCCAGGTGCGCGAGTCGGCACTGTTGAAATCCGTCCCGTAATTGAAGTCGCAGGCTTGCCAGAGAGTTAG